Sequence from the Xenorhabdus nematophila ATCC 19061 genome:
TTTTACCACAATCCCCGCTGCTCAAAGAGCCGTGAATCACTTAAAATGGTTGAAGATCTCGGCATTACACCGGAAATCATTCACTATCTCGACACCCCACCAACAGCAGAAGAACTTGCCTTACTCCTGAAGCAACTCGGTTTTAACGATGCCCGGCAATTGATGAGAACCAAAGAAGATCTCTACAAAGAATTAAATCTCGCTGATAAAGCGCTGTCTCAGGAAACCCTGCTCAAGGCAATGGCTGAGAATCCAAAACTGATAGAGCGCCCGATTGTTGTTGCGGGTAATCAAGCCCGTTTAGGCCGCCCGCCAGAACAAGTAAAAGAGATTTTGGGTTAATCTTTTTCGGTAACATTTTAATTGCTGTTAAGAACAACCAAACAAAAAAGTGATAGAGAATCCGCCCCTATCACTTTTCCCCCGGCTTGGTTTCATTTTTTCCAGTCAGAGCTCAAGAATATCTTTCACAAACGGGATGGTCAGTTTACGTTGCGCGACAATAGAGGCACGATCCAGTTCATCCAAAGTCTTAAACAGCGTTTGCATTTCCCGATCAAGCCGTTTCAACACGAAACGCCCGACATCTTCAGGTAATTCAAAACCCCGTAACTTGGCCCGCAACTGTAATGCCAGAATTTTTTCATCGTCAGACAAAGGCTGTAATT
This genomic interval carries:
- the arsC gene encoding arsenate reductase (glutaredoxin) (This arsenate reductase requires both glutathione and glutaredoxin to convert arsenate to arsenite, after which the efflux transporter formed by ArsA and ArsB can extrude the arsenite from the cell, providing resistance.), translating into MQQVTFYHNPRCSKSRESLKMVEDLGITPEIIHYLDTPPTAEELALLLKQLGFNDARQLMRTKEDLYKELNLADKALSQETLLKAMAENPKLIERPIVVAGNQARLGRPPEQVKEILG